In one window of Agromyces badenianii DNA:
- a CDS encoding Rho termination factor N-terminal domain-containing protein: MQLRELARERGVPGYSRFTKTQLLVSLRG; the protein is encoded by the coding sequence GTGCAACTCCGTGAGCTTGCCCGGGAACGAGGGGTCCCCGGTTACTCGCGGTTCACCAAGACGCAACTGCTGGTTTCCCTCCGCGGCTGA
- a CDS encoding Pls/PosA family non-ribosomal peptide synthetase: MTADAPGILDSSTLAAPPRTLLDVLRATTQAHPDASALEDADGALSYRELMARVVRTAARLYEAGVRRGDRVGVRMPSGSRELYIAILGVIAAGAAYVPVDADDPEERARLVFGEAGVRGVITGRGAFEPIGDPAPDAATPELFDGHPPHPSTHATPVAAPPGLDDDAWIIFTSGSTGTPKGVAVTHRSAAAFVDAEARIFLQDAPLGPGDRVLAGLSVAFDASCEEMWLAWRHGACLVPAPRSLVRSGMDLGPWMVSHSITVVSTVPTLAALWPAEAIENVRLLIFGGEACPPELVARLASAEREVWNTYGPTEATVVACAALLDGTSPVRIGLPLDGWSLAVVDPEGRPVGDGEVGELIIGGAGLARYLDPEKDAAKYSPMPTLGWERAYRSGDLVVFDRAGLLFQGRADDQVKVGGRRIELGEIESALQALPGVTGAAAAVRHTEAGNQVIVGYLAAADGFDRVAGRALLAEQLPAALVPLLALVAELPTRTSGKVDRAALPWPLEGVEPDAAGLDPSAAWLAEQWQAVLGVPVTELAASFFDLGGGSLAAAQLVSRIRSRDPEFAVADIYDHPRLGAMAAEIEARTSREPVGAPSFRQSVPTPRATQWLQTLVGIPLFILSGARWLLYLLTATTILTAMSDGFAFLPTVPLWVLIVGLVLFATPFGRMAIAVAGARLLLAGLEPGDYPRGGSVHMRMWLADQIAHQVDPVGLSGAPWVSNYARALGAKIGQDVDLHTLPPVTGMLTIGDRAAIEPEVDLAGTWIDGDVVRIGRVRIGAGSTIGTRSTLLPGARIGKGAEIAPGSAVFGGVPAGQHWAGSPARRVGPARLTTDEPPRPRRWLVAYGASSLFLSLLPIVAFSAGGAVIAVAIDGAATLGDAALRALAWVVPATLVAGIVFASLVAIAVRLLAIGLHEGRHPVRSRAGWQAWTTERLMDASRTILFPLYSSLFTPVWLRLLGAEVGRGVEASTVLLIPSMATIDDDAFLADDTMVASYELQRGWMRLERARIGKRAFLGNSGIASPGHKLARDALVAVLSVAPVKSKAGTSWLGSPPVRLRRAPLDGDESRTYQPPYRLRIARTLWELCRIVPVIVTCVMGLLVLFALAALVSEFGVFVALLLSGVVMLAAGAVAAVVSSIAKWVFVGRIRAGEQPLWSSFVWRTEVSDTFVEMVAAPWFARAAAGTPALAMWLRTLGARIGRGVWCDSYWLPEADLVELGDGSTVNRGCVVQTHLFHDRIMSMDQVTLEAGATLGPHSVILPAARIGAHATVGPASLVMRGEEVPVGSRWSGNPIGPWRAVRVADYHRRVR, translated from the coding sequence GTGACCGCTGACGCACCCGGCATCCTCGACAGCTCGACGCTCGCGGCGCCACCACGCACGCTGCTCGACGTGCTCCGCGCCACGACCCAGGCGCATCCCGACGCCTCCGCACTCGAGGACGCGGACGGCGCCCTCAGCTACCGGGAGCTCATGGCACGCGTCGTGCGCACGGCAGCTCGCCTGTACGAGGCCGGGGTGCGCCGGGGTGATCGTGTCGGGGTCCGGATGCCCTCGGGTTCGCGAGAGCTCTACATCGCCATCCTCGGCGTGATCGCCGCCGGCGCCGCCTACGTTCCCGTCGATGCCGACGACCCCGAGGAGCGGGCCCGGCTCGTCTTCGGCGAAGCCGGCGTGCGCGGAGTGATCACCGGCCGCGGGGCCTTCGAACCGATCGGCGATCCGGCACCGGATGCCGCGACGCCCGAGCTCTTCGACGGGCACCCGCCGCACCCGAGCACGCACGCGACCCCCGTCGCGGCACCGCCCGGCCTCGACGACGACGCGTGGATCATCTTCACCTCGGGTTCGACCGGCACGCCGAAGGGCGTCGCCGTGACCCATCGCTCCGCGGCGGCGTTCGTCGACGCCGAGGCGCGGATCTTCCTGCAGGACGCACCGCTCGGCCCCGGCGATCGGGTGCTCGCGGGGCTCTCGGTCGCCTTCGACGCCTCCTGCGAAGAGATGTGGCTCGCCTGGCGGCACGGCGCCTGCCTCGTGCCGGCGCCGCGGAGCCTCGTGCGCAGCGGCATGGACCTCGGCCCGTGGATGGTCTCGCACTCGATCACGGTCGTCTCGACGGTGCCGACACTCGCCGCGTTGTGGCCCGCCGAGGCGATCGAGAACGTGCGGTTGCTGATCTTCGGCGGCGAGGCCTGCCCGCCCGAGCTCGTGGCCCGCCTCGCCTCGGCCGAGCGCGAGGTGTGGAACACCTATGGTCCGACCGAGGCCACGGTCGTCGCCTGCGCGGCGCTGCTCGACGGCACGTCGCCCGTGCGCATCGGCCTGCCGCTCGACGGCTGGTCGCTCGCCGTCGTCGACCCCGAGGGCCGGCCGGTCGGCGACGGCGAGGTGGGCGAGCTCATCATCGGCGGTGCCGGTCTCGCCCGCTACCTCGATCCCGAGAAGGATGCCGCGAAGTACTCGCCGATGCCGACCCTCGGCTGGGAACGTGCCTACCGCTCGGGCGACCTCGTCGTCTTCGATCGAGCCGGCCTCCTGTTTCAGGGGCGCGCCGACGACCAGGTGAAGGTCGGCGGTCGACGCATCGAGCTCGGTGAGATCGAGTCGGCGCTCCAGGCCCTTCCGGGTGTCACGGGCGCGGCCGCCGCCGTGCGGCACACCGAAGCGGGCAACCAGGTGATCGTCGGATATCTCGCCGCCGCCGACGGATTCGACCGGGTCGCGGGCCGTGCGCTGCTGGCCGAGCAGTTGCCGGCAGCCCTGGTGCCCCTGCTCGCGCTCGTCGCCGAACTGCCGACGCGCACCTCGGGCAAGGTCGACCGCGCCGCCCTGCCGTGGCCGCTGGAGGGCGTGGAACCGGATGCCGCCGGCCTCGACCCATCCGCCGCCTGGCTCGCCGAGCAGTGGCAGGCGGTGCTCGGCGTGCCGGTCACCGAACTCGCCGCGAGCTTCTTCGACCTGGGCGGCGGATCGCTCGCGGCCGCCCAGCTCGTCAGCCGCATCCGCAGCCGCGATCCCGAGTTCGCCGTCGCGGACATCTACGACCACCCGCGCCTCGGAGCCATGGCCGCCGAGATCGAGGCGCGCACGTCGCGTGAGCCGGTCGGCGCCCCGTCGTTCCGCCAGTCGGTGCCGACCCCTCGCGCGACGCAATGGCTGCAGACGCTCGTCGGCATCCCGCTCTTCATCCTGAGCGGTGCGCGATGGCTGCTGTACCTGCTCACGGCGACGACCATCCTCACGGCGATGAGCGATGGGTTCGCGTTCCTGCCGACGGTGCCCCTCTGGGTGCTCATCGTCGGGCTCGTCCTCTTCGCCACGCCGTTCGGCCGCATGGCCATCGCGGTCGCCGGCGCGCGCCTGCTCCTCGCCGGTCTCGAACCGGGCGACTATCCCCGCGGCGGCTCCGTGCACATGCGCATGTGGCTGGCCGACCAGATCGCGCACCAGGTCGATCCGGTCGGGCTCTCGGGCGCACCGTGGGTGTCGAACTACGCGCGAGCGCTCGGCGCGAAGATCGGCCAGGACGTCGACCTCCACACGCTGCCGCCCGTCACGGGAATGCTCACGATCGGCGACCGCGCCGCGATCGAGCCCGAGGTCGATCTCGCCGGCACCTGGATCGACGGCGACGTGGTGCGCATCGGCCGGGTGCGCATCGGTGCCGGCTCGACGATCGGCACCCGCAGCACCCTGCTCCCCGGAGCGCGAATCGGGAAGGGCGCCGAGATCGCCCCGGGGTCCGCGGTCTTCGGGGGTGTGCCGGCGGGCCAGCACTGGGCCGGTTCCCCCGCCCGGCGCGTCGGCCCGGCCCGCCTCACGACCGACGAACCGCCTCGGCCGCGGCGCTGGCTCGTGGCGTACGGTGCCTCCTCGCTCTTCCTCTCTCTGCTGCCGATCGTCGCATTCTCGGCCGGGGGTGCGGTGATCGCCGTGGCGATCGACGGTGCGGCGACGCTCGGCGATGCCGCGCTGCGTGCGCTCGCCTGGGTGGTGCCGGCGACGCTCGTCGCCGGCATCGTGTTCGCCTCCCTCGTCGCGATCGCCGTGCGACTGCTCGCCATCGGGTTGCACGAGGGGCGGCATCCCGTGCGGAGCCGGGCCGGCTGGCAGGCATGGACCACCGAGCGGTTGATGGATGCCTCGCGCACGATCCTGTTCCCGCTGTACTCGAGCCTCTTCACCCCGGTGTGGCTGCGACTGCTCGGCGCCGAGGTGGGCCGCGGCGTCGAGGCATCCACCGTGCTCCTGATCCCCTCGATGGCCACGATCGACGACGACGCCTTCCTCGCCGACGACACCATGGTCGCCTCGTACGAGCTCCAGCGCGGCTGGATGCGACTCGAGCGGGCGCGCATCGGCAAGCGGGCGTTCCTCGGCAACTCGGGCATCGCCTCCCCGGGGCACAAGCTCGCCCGCGACGCGCTCGTGGCGGTGCTCTCGGTGGCGCCGGTCAAGTCGAAGGCGGGCACCTCGTGGCTCGGCTCGCCGCCTGTCAGGCTGCGTCGCGCCCCGCTCGACGGCGACGAGAGCCGCACCTACCAGCCGCCGTACCGGCTGCGGATCGCGCGCACCCTGTGGGAGCTCTGCCGCATCGTGCCCGTGATCGTGACCTGCGTCATGGGTCTCCTGGTGCTCTTCGCCCTCGCGGCGCTCGTCTCGGAGTTCGGGGTGTTCGTCGCGCTGCTGCTCAGCGGCGTCGTGATGCTCGCGGCCGGAGCCGTGGCCGCCGTCGTGAGCTCGATCGCGAAATGGGTGTTCGTCGGTCGCATCCGCGCGGGCGAGCAGCCGCTCTGGTCGAGCTTCGTCTGGCGCACCGAGGTGTCCGACACCTTCGTCGAGATGGTCGCCGCGCCCTGGTTCGCCCGGGCGGCGGCCGGCACGCCCGCGCTCGCCATGTGGCTCCGCACGCTCGGGGCCCGCATCGGACGGGGCGTCTGGTGCGACAGCTACTGGCTGCCCGAGGCCGACCTGGTGGAGCTCGGCGACGGTTCGACGGTGAACCGCGGCTGCGTGGTGCAGACCCACCTGTTCCATGATCGAATCATGAGCATGGACCAGGTGACCCTCGAGGCGGGCGCGACGCTCGGGCCGCACAGCGTGATCCTGCCGGCAGCCCGCATCGGCGCCCACGCGACCGTCGGACCGGCGTCGCTCGTGATGCGGGGCGAGGAGGTGCCGGTCGGCAGTCGTTGGAGCGGCAACCCCATCGGGCCATGGCGTGCCGTTCGCGTGGCCGACTACCACCGGCGTGTGCGGTGA
- a CDS encoding M1 family metallopeptidase, which produces MDPAAIGADTAGDAYLPASGNGGYRTVSSELSLKYRIARNRLDGVAVLRLQATQRLARFSLDLVGLAASRVRVDGRKAEFRHSRGKLKITPSQPIAPGSIVDVEVVYGGAPKPRRSRWGSIGWEELDDGVLVASQPSGAPTWFPCNDHPSDKASHRLRFETDAAYTVIGNGELVEHRVAAGQGIWVFEQLEPTASYLLTVQIGRYARRALSFDGAQCEVFFPRELERQVRADFGRLPQMLAAFEERFGPYPFGQYSVVVTPDELEIPLEAQGLAVFGANHVDGRGGEERLIAHELAHQWFGNSVGLARWQDIWLNEGFCCYAEWLWSEASGRESADELARRHHALVAQSPADLLIGDPGPVHMFDDRVYKRGALTLHALRLEMGDAGFFELLRTWTDEHRHATATTSEFIELVASRADGAVGEFFEAWLFHPVLPALPAAPSVATDPLNPGRRRRH; this is translated from the coding sequence ATGGATCCCGCCGCAATCGGCGCCGACACCGCCGGAGACGCCTACCTGCCCGCCAGCGGAAACGGCGGGTACCGCACCGTGTCGAGCGAGCTCTCGCTGAAGTACCGCATCGCGCGGAATCGACTCGACGGGGTGGCGGTGCTGCGCCTGCAGGCGACGCAGCGGCTCGCGCGGTTCAGCCTCGACCTCGTGGGGCTCGCCGCCTCGCGGGTCCGGGTCGACGGGCGGAAGGCGGAGTTCCGGCATTCCCGGGGCAAGCTCAAGATCACGCCGTCGCAGCCCATCGCGCCGGGTTCGATCGTCGACGTCGAGGTGGTGTACGGCGGCGCTCCGAAGCCGCGTCGTTCACGGTGGGGCTCCATCGGCTGGGAGGAGCTCGATGACGGGGTGCTCGTCGCCTCGCAGCCGTCGGGCGCCCCGACCTGGTTCCCCTGCAACGATCACCCCTCCGACAAGGCGAGTCATCGTCTGCGATTCGAGACGGATGCCGCGTACACCGTCATCGGCAACGGCGAGCTCGTCGAGCACCGAGTGGCCGCCGGCCAGGGGATCTGGGTCTTCGAGCAGCTCGAGCCGACCGCGAGCTACCTGCTCACGGTGCAGATCGGCCGGTACGCCAGACGTGCGCTCTCGTTCGACGGTGCGCAGTGCGAGGTCTTCTTCCCCCGTGAGCTCGAACGGCAGGTGCGAGCCGACTTCGGCCGCCTGCCTCAGATGCTCGCGGCGTTCGAGGAGCGGTTCGGGCCGTATCCCTTCGGGCAGTACTCGGTCGTGGTGACTCCCGACGAACTGGAGATCCCCCTCGAGGCGCAGGGCCTGGCCGTCTTCGGCGCGAACCACGTCGACGGCCGCGGCGGCGAGGAGCGACTCATCGCGCACGAGCTCGCGCACCAGTGGTTCGGCAACAGCGTCGGTCTCGCGCGCTGGCAGGACATCTGGCTCAACGAGGGCTTCTGCTGCTACGCCGAGTGGTTGTGGTCGGAAGCCTCGGGCAGGGAGTCGGCCGACGAGCTCGCTCGCCGACATCACGCGCTGGTCGCGCAGTCGCCGGCCGACCTGCTGATCGGCGATCCCGGGCCGGTGCACATGTTCGACGACCGGGTCTACAAGCGCGGTGCACTCACGCTGCACGCGTTGCGACTCGAGATGGGCGACGCCGGCTTCTTCGAGCTGTTGCGCACCTGGACCGACGAGCACCGGCACGCCACGGCCACGACCTCGGAGTTCATCGAGCTGGTCGCCTCTCGAGCCGACGGGGCGGTCGGCGAGTTCTTCGAGGCGTGGCTCTTCCATCC